In Paeniglutamicibacter kerguelensis, one genomic interval encodes:
- a CDS encoding GNAT family N-acetyltransferase, whose protein sequence is MYTIREYRPDDEPQWLECRLLSFFGTDYFDDVKTAKTVLPDPQLCFVAEEDGRVLGLIDVEVDGQCATIDSIAVRPDAQRRGIAGALLGHAIQRLPAGVLTLDAWTRENTEANAWYRRSGFVENHRYLHVYKNWDEPNDGYASPEGLSAPVMAFMHADIEHEAAMREKHGRVYLCRQYLRPL, encoded by the coding sequence ATGTACACAATCCGCGAATATCGCCCGGACGACGAGCCGCAATGGCTCGAATGCAGGCTGCTGAGCTTCTTCGGGACCGACTACTTTGACGACGTCAAGACGGCCAAGACCGTCCTGCCCGACCCGCAATTGTGCTTCGTCGCCGAAGAGGACGGCCGGGTGCTGGGGCTCATCGATGTCGAGGTCGACGGGCAGTGCGCGACCATCGACTCGATCGCGGTGCGCCCGGACGCCCAACGCCGGGGGATCGCGGGAGCTCTGCTGGGCCACGCCATCCAACGGCTGCCGGCGGGCGTGCTCACCCTCGATGCATGGACGCGGGAAAACACCGAGGCCAACGCCTGGTACCGGCGCAGCGGCTTCGTCGAGAACCACCGCTACCTGCACGTCTACAAGAATTGGGACGAACCGAATGACGGGTATGCCAGCCCGGAGGGCCTCTCGGCACCCGTCATGGCCTTCATGCACGCCGACATCGAGCACGAGGCCGCGATGCGGGAAAAGCACGGTCGGGTCTATCTCTGCAGGCAGTACCTGCGGCCCCTCTGA
- a CDS encoding CPBP family glutamic-type intramembrane protease, with protein sequence MPDRGASTAWKQFWERGGWWKGVILAAAYYGLYMLGGLAITWLAAPMLTDPTSPAFIVFAYVLPIAFGGLLLVLFALSLGWLKELFARQPIGGGKWMWIAVVLVLGFNILRFATIDYAEAGFGKVAVWLLAGLFIGFAEETLTRGFVVNLMRKAGHPEIAVAVVSAAVFSALHAGNLLGGQALFTTLMQLLYTFGFGICMYLTLRVTGNLIWPILLHASTDPSIFLQTAFPADGSLTAIASLGNLPVIVFGLIAIIFIRGRVTQNDGLKIENPVLG encoded by the coding sequence ATGCCCGACCGCGGAGCGTCAACAGCATGGAAGCAGTTCTGGGAGCGGGGCGGCTGGTGGAAGGGCGTCATTCTTGCGGCCGCCTATTACGGGCTGTACATGCTCGGCGGGCTCGCGATCACCTGGCTCGCGGCCCCGATGCTGACCGATCCGACGAGCCCCGCATTCATCGTCTTCGCCTACGTACTGCCGATTGCGTTCGGCGGGCTGCTCCTGGTGCTCTTTGCGCTCTCGCTGGGGTGGTTGAAAGAGCTCTTCGCGCGCCAGCCCATCGGCGGCGGGAAATGGATGTGGATAGCCGTCGTCCTCGTCCTGGGCTTCAACATCCTGCGGTTCGCCACCATCGACTACGCTGAGGCAGGATTCGGCAAGGTCGCTGTCTGGCTGCTGGCCGGTCTGTTCATCGGCTTCGCCGAGGAGACGCTGACCCGCGGCTTCGTGGTCAACTTGATGCGCAAGGCGGGGCACCCCGAGATCGCCGTGGCGGTGGTGTCCGCCGCCGTGTTCTCGGCGCTACACGCAGGGAACCTGCTCGGTGGCCAAGCCCTCTTCACCACACTCATGCAGCTTCTGTACACCTTCGGGTTCGGAATCTGCATGTACCTGACGCTCCGCGTGACGGGCAACCTGATCTGGCCGATCCTCCTGCACGCCAGCACTGATCCCAGCATTTTCCTTCAAACGGCCTTCCCTGCCGACGGGTCCCTGACCGCGATCGCAAGCTTGGGAAACCTGCCGGTCATCGTCTTCGGGCTGATCGCCATCATTTTCATTCGCGGACGCGTCACCCAAAACGACGGGCTCAAGATCGAGAACCCCGTTCTCGGCTAG
- a CDS encoding acetyl-CoA hydrolase/transferase family protein, whose protein sequence is MHDRIHHSKFLDLLMSAEQAAALVKPGMTVAMSGFTGAGYPKAVPGALAGLMEDEHAAGRDFKINVLTGASTAPELDGVLARAGGMELRLPYMSDPELRRRINDGEMEYMDIHLSHVAQHAWFGFYGKIDLAIIEVVGVTEDGRLIPSSSVGNNKTWLDMADKVIIEVNSEQSAAMEGMHDIYYGTALPPHRKPIELTAADQRIGEPYLRVDPDKIVGVVETGAPDRLSPFAPVDETSTQIADHLLDFLDHEIRAGRLTDKLLPLQSGVGNIANAVLAGLARGGYKGLQAYTEVIQDGMLALLKDGTLEFASATSFSLSADGIDEFNAHVDFYREHILLRTQEISNHPELVRRLGCIALNGMIEADIYGNVNSTNVVGSHVMNGIGGSGDFARNGYLSVFMSPSTAKGGKISGIVPMASHVDHTEHDTMILITEQGLADLRGLSPKMRAQVVIDKCSHPEYRPMLQDYFDRARVGSYGKHTPHLLGEALGWHQRYIETGDMRPGIPTA, encoded by the coding sequence GTGCACGATCGGATCCATCACTCCAAGTTCTTAGACCTCTTGATGTCGGCCGAGCAGGCCGCCGCCTTGGTGAAGCCGGGGATGACGGTGGCCATGAGCGGCTTCACCGGCGCCGGCTACCCCAAGGCAGTCCCCGGTGCGCTCGCCGGGCTGATGGAAGACGAGCACGCCGCGGGACGCGACTTCAAGATCAACGTGCTCACCGGCGCCTCCACGGCCCCGGAGCTCGACGGGGTGCTGGCCCGCGCCGGCGGCATGGAACTGCGCCTGCCCTACATGTCCGACCCCGAGCTGCGCCGCCGCATCAACGACGGCGAGATGGAATACATGGACATCCACCTGTCCCATGTTGCCCAGCACGCCTGGTTCGGCTTCTACGGCAAGATCGATTTGGCCATCATCGAGGTCGTGGGCGTGACCGAGGACGGCCGGCTGATCCCGTCCTCCTCCGTGGGCAACAACAAGACCTGGCTGGACATGGCCGACAAGGTCATCATCGAGGTCAACTCGGAGCAGTCCGCCGCCATGGAGGGCATGCACGACATCTACTACGGCACCGCGCTGCCCCCGCACCGCAAGCCGATCGAGCTGACCGCCGCCGACCAGCGCATCGGCGAGCCCTACCTGCGCGTGGACCCGGACAAGATCGTCGGCGTCGTGGAAACCGGCGCCCCGGACCGGCTGAGCCCGTTCGCCCCGGTCGACGAGACCAGCACGCAGATCGCCGACCACCTGCTGGACTTCCTGGACCACGAGATCCGCGCCGGGCGCCTGACCGACAAGCTGCTGCCGCTGCAGTCGGGCGTCGGCAACATCGCCAACGCGGTGCTCGCCGGCCTGGCCCGCGGCGGCTACAAAGGCCTGCAGGCCTACACCGAGGTCATCCAGGACGGCATGCTGGCCCTGCTCAAGGACGGCACCCTCGAGTTCGCCTCGGCCACCTCCTTCTCGCTGTCCGCCGACGGCATCGACGAATTCAATGCGCACGTCGACTTCTACCGCGAGCACATCCTGCTGCGCACCCAGGAAATCTCCAACCACCCGGAGCTCGTGCGCCGGCTGGGCTGCATCGCCCTGAACGGCATGATCGAGGCCGACATCTACGGCAACGTGAACTCCACCAACGTGGTCGGCTCGCACGTCATGAACGGCATCGGCGGCTCGGGCGACTTCGCCCGCAACGGCTACCTCTCGGTCTTCATGTCCCCGTCGACGGCCAAGGGCGGGAAGATCTCGGGCATCGTCCCGATGGCCAGCCACGTGGACCACACCGAGCACGACACCATGATCCTGATTACCGAGCAGGGTCTTGCGGACCTTCGCGGGCTCTCCCCGAAGATGCGCGCCCAGGTGGTCATCGACAAGTGCTCCCACCCGGAGTACCGCCCGATGCTGCAGGACTACTTCGACCGCGCCCGCGTCGGCAGCTACGGTAAGCACACCCCGCACCTGCTGGGCGAGGCCCTGGGCTGGCACCAGCGCTACATCGAGACCGGGGACATGCGCCCCGGGATCCCAACGGCCTAG
- a CDS encoding VOC family protein — protein sequence MSQRNSYPAGVPCWVETYQPDVDAALAFYDALFDWQPTGPGPLGGAGSEGRYYVARMRGLDVAGIASQPAAEVPTAWLTSIAVGNVDAAAEAATRAGGTVLTGPYDAAPAGRGAVVADPSGAVHGLWEAGDRAGARLVNEPSAWAMSQLSTPDPDRAAAFYAAAYGWTTQGFGAGSGAAMLFRLPGYVGGEPEQPVSREVVAVMVAGDGPARWTPNFWVADAEATGNHAAGLGGRALAPAFKTPPGMTLVLEDPQGAVFSVTGVGARP from the coding sequence ATGAGCCAACGAAACTCCTATCCCGCCGGCGTGCCCTGCTGGGTGGAAACGTATCAGCCAGACGTGGACGCCGCGCTGGCCTTCTACGACGCCCTGTTCGACTGGCAACCGACCGGTCCCGGACCGCTCGGCGGTGCAGGCTCCGAGGGACGCTACTACGTCGCCCGCATGCGGGGGCTCGACGTGGCGGGCATCGCCTCGCAGCCCGCCGCGGAGGTCCCCACCGCGTGGCTGACCTCGATCGCAGTCGGCAACGTCGATGCGGCGGCCGAGGCCGCCACCCGTGCGGGCGGCACCGTGCTCACCGGGCCCTATGACGCGGCGCCGGCCGGCCGCGGAGCAGTAGTCGCGGATCCCTCCGGGGCCGTCCACGGACTGTGGGAGGCCGGCGATCGGGCAGGGGCCCGGCTGGTCAACGAACCGAGCGCCTGGGCGATGAGCCAGCTGTCCACGCCCGACCCCGACCGCGCGGCGGCGTTCTACGCGGCCGCCTACGGCTGGACCACCCAGGGCTTTGGCGCGGGGTCCGGGGCCGCCATGCTCTTCCGGCTCCCCGGCTACGTCGGCGGCGAACCGGAACAGCCGGTGTCGCGCGAGGTCGTGGCCGTCATGGTCGCCGGCGACGGCCCTGCGCGGTGGACCCCGAACTTCTGGGTCGCCGACGCCGAAGCCACCGGGAACCACGCGGCCGGGCTCGGCGGACGCGCGCTGGCCCCGGCGTTCAAGACCCCGCCCGGGATGACCCTGGTCCTGGAAGACCCGCAGGGCGCGGTGTTCTCGGTGACGGGCGTGGGCGCGCGGCCCTAG
- a CDS encoding GNAT family N-acetyltransferase: MLPTIEYSLSYAPPLGAERDALSALCHTPDARWHERMDHAEFVVTALHEGTRVGLGIVHTSVTAPTQVERPLELGGMFVHPAYRRLGIRQHMADARLTYALSMGGTPITVIDNRNEASWSYYERSSKWTPEQEYTGWFTGLPMTIWVATESSWYRTRMGMDPLVPAQPNVVLPPAQPLVLGPDQGNAVSA, translated from the coding sequence GTGCTTCCAACCATTGAGTACTCCCTGTCTTATGCTCCGCCCCTGGGCGCCGAGCGCGATGCCCTGTCCGCACTCTGCCACACGCCCGATGCCCGCTGGCACGAGCGCATGGACCATGCCGAATTCGTTGTCACCGCCCTGCATGAGGGGACCCGCGTGGGTCTGGGAATCGTGCACACCTCGGTGACGGCACCCACCCAGGTGGAACGTCCGTTGGAACTCGGTGGAATGTTCGTGCACCCCGCCTACCGCCGCCTGGGCATCCGCCAGCACATGGCCGATGCCCGGCTCACCTACGCCCTGTCCATGGGCGGGACCCCCATTACGGTGATCGACAACCGCAACGAGGCCTCCTGGAGCTACTACGAGCGTTCCAGCAAGTGGACCCCGGAGCAGGAGTACACCGGTTGGTTCACCGGCCTGCCGATGACCATCTGGGTTGCCACCGAATCCTCCTGGTACCGCACGCGCATGGGCATGGATCCGCTGGTTCCCGCGCAGCCGAACGTCGTGCTGCCGCCGGCACAGCCGCTGGTCCTTGGCCCGGACCAGGGCAACGCCGTTTCCGCCTGA
- a CDS encoding LLM class flavin-dependent oxidoreductase: MSENHTPRRQLEIGVETFGDITEDSGGHLLHPAEVIRNVVEEAKAAEAAGLDFFGVGEHHRDDYSVSAPEVVLGAIAGVTKNIRLGSAVTVLSSDDPVRVYERFATLDALSNGRAEVILGRGSFIESFPLFGYELSDYEILFEEKLALFAKLRKSEPVTWQGQTRSALRNQSVYPPIESGLLDTWVGVGGSPESVVRAGRHGLPLFLAIIGGAPMAFEPLTRLYKRSLEEFGHPEQKIGAHFHGLVADTDDEALKLLWPHYKRTMDRLGAERGWPPASRMRFQASAGPDGSLLAGSPETVAKKIAAFAKGLGLSRVDIKYSNGTLPHETMVRSIELLGTKVKPLVLDMLND; this comes from the coding sequence ATGAGTGAAAACCACACCCCGCGCCGGCAACTTGAAATCGGCGTTGAGACATTCGGAGACATCACCGAGGATTCCGGCGGCCACCTGCTGCACCCGGCCGAGGTCATTCGAAACGTTGTCGAGGAAGCCAAGGCCGCGGAAGCCGCGGGGCTGGACTTCTTCGGAGTCGGGGAACACCATCGCGACGACTACTCGGTGTCGGCACCCGAGGTCGTCCTGGGCGCCATCGCCGGCGTGACCAAGAACATCCGGCTGGGCTCCGCGGTCACGGTCCTGAGTTCCGACGATCCCGTGCGCGTCTACGAGCGCTTCGCTACGCTCGATGCGCTCTCCAACGGCCGTGCCGAGGTAATCCTGGGCCGCGGATCCTTCATCGAGTCGTTCCCTCTTTTCGGCTACGAACTTTCCGACTACGAGATCCTCTTTGAGGAGAAGCTCGCCCTCTTTGCCAAGCTCCGCAAGTCCGAGCCGGTGACATGGCAGGGGCAGACCAGGTCGGCCTTGCGCAACCAGAGCGTTTACCCGCCCATCGAATCCGGCCTGCTGGACACCTGGGTGGGCGTGGGCGGGAGCCCAGAGTCCGTGGTACGGGCGGGCCGCCACGGGCTGCCGCTCTTCTTGGCCATCATCGGCGGTGCACCCATGGCATTCGAACCACTGACGCGCCTCTACAAACGTTCGCTCGAGGAATTCGGCCACCCGGAGCAGAAGATCGGCGCACACTTCCACGGCCTGGTCGCCGACACCGACGACGAGGCTCTGAAGCTGCTATGGCCGCACTACAAGCGCACCATGGACCGCTTGGGTGCCGAGCGCGGATGGCCGCCGGCAAGCCGCATGCGTTTCCAGGCTTCGGCGGGCCCGGACGGTTCCCTCCTGGCTGGCAGTCCCGAGACCGTAGCCAAGAAGATCGCCGCCTTCGCCAAGGGTCTCGGCCTCTCACGCGTCGACATCAAGTACTCGAACGGGACCCTGCCGCACGAAACCATGGTGCGCAGCATCGAATTGCTGGGCACCAAGGTCAAGCCATTGGTCCTGGACATGCTCAACGACTAG
- a CDS encoding threonine/serine exporter family protein, with product MSSGKDPDGAKTVPSGEDPNPQVASIRRVQTREMNLLAPADSSVPAARQQPPAPGNPAAPGRRAAERGKHSTPPRPTPSASQPPAKLPPEVQDKLNAQTGQVGVTPSGAPALPPRANPTARRMISRWLASDAPPTQAFSIVDRLRGTPYANPKVNSAQDASARKTLEFALDLAETMFRYGAGALEVETSVIAVTAALGLRHIDVDITNQSIHLNFSPPEGDSYSMLRVVRSWTNNFAGLAYVHQLVSDIVAGGVTRQQSVDRLREISRQPKPFPRWMVSAAAGGFAAAFVVFIGGSLAGAAIAFASSLLVGQIAKYASRWRIPDFFSIAASTFVVTAVAVLFHALNAPIDPALVVSGGILLLLPSSRFVSALQDAINGFPVTAAGRFFSAGLSYAAILTGIMAALVIGELAGAPELDVRTIDKIAYPGWLLVVLVAAAVVMGAVTEQTSRALLLPTGAIALLGYLVLLGIQALGVGDRTAPAVAATFIGLAGRIVAHRMRAPQLVLAAPAIVFLLPGLMIFRSMYGLVFDVEDMTGAVVDMFTAFTIMMAIAGGVVFGDTLARPFTGSAVSGERSGIRRR from the coding sequence GTGTCTTCAGGCAAGGATCCGGACGGTGCCAAAACAGTGCCCTCCGGTGAAGACCCAAATCCCCAAGTCGCGAGCATCAGGCGGGTCCAGACGCGGGAAATGAATCTGCTGGCACCGGCTGATTCAAGCGTGCCCGCGGCGCGGCAACAGCCGCCGGCCCCGGGAAACCCGGCAGCGCCCGGAAGGCGCGCGGCGGAGCGAGGGAAGCACTCGACACCTCCGCGTCCGACGCCCAGTGCATCCCAGCCGCCGGCAAAATTGCCTCCCGAGGTGCAGGACAAGCTGAACGCCCAGACGGGGCAGGTCGGCGTGACTCCCAGCGGGGCCCCGGCCCTCCCTCCGCGGGCCAACCCCACGGCCAGGCGCATGATTTCCCGCTGGCTGGCCTCCGACGCCCCGCCGACCCAGGCGTTCAGCATCGTGGACAGGCTCAGGGGCACGCCCTATGCCAATCCGAAGGTCAATTCGGCGCAGGACGCTTCGGCACGCAAGACCCTGGAATTTGCGCTGGATCTGGCCGAAACGATGTTCCGCTACGGGGCCGGCGCCCTGGAGGTCGAGACGAGCGTCATTGCGGTGACTGCCGCCCTGGGTTTGCGGCACATCGACGTGGACATCACCAACCAGTCGATCCACCTGAACTTCTCCCCGCCGGAGGGAGATTCATATTCCATGCTGCGCGTGGTGCGCTCGTGGACCAACAACTTCGCCGGCCTGGCCTACGTGCACCAGCTGGTGTCCGACATTGTCGCAGGCGGTGTCACCCGCCAGCAGTCGGTGGACCGGCTTCGCGAAATCTCCCGGCAGCCCAAGCCCTTCCCGCGCTGGATGGTGTCCGCCGCTGCCGGCGGATTCGCCGCAGCGTTTGTTGTCTTCATCGGCGGATCCCTGGCGGGCGCCGCGATTGCATTCGCCTCATCGCTTTTGGTCGGGCAGATCGCGAAGTACGCCTCGCGTTGGCGCATCCCCGATTTCTTTTCCATCGCCGCATCCACCTTTGTGGTCACGGCCGTTGCCGTGCTGTTCCATGCCTTGAATGCACCGATCGACCCGGCGCTGGTGGTTTCTGGCGGAATCTTGCTGCTGCTGCCCTCGTCCCGGTTCGTTTCGGCGCTGCAGGATGCCATCAACGGGTTCCCCGTGACGGCCGCGGGCAGGTTTTTCTCCGCGGGGCTCAGTTACGCGGCAATCCTGACGGGCATCATGGCGGCCCTGGTGATTGGCGAATTGGCCGGGGCGCCGGAGCTCGACGTGCGGACCATCGACAAGATCGCCTACCCGGGGTGGCTGCTTGTTGTCCTGGTCGCGGCGGCCGTCGTGATGGGCGCCGTGACCGAACAGACCAGCCGCGCCCTCCTGCTTCCCACCGGAGCCATAGCGCTGCTTGGCTATCTGGTGCTGCTGGGCATCCAGGCACTGGGCGTGGGGGACCGGACGGCCCCGGCCGTGGCCGCCACGTTCATCGGCTTGGCGGGCCGGATCGTTGCACACCGGATGCGGGCGCCCCAGCTGGTACTTGCGGCCCCCGCCATCGTGTTCCTGCTGCCGGGCCTGATGATTTTCCGGTCCATGTACGGCCTGGTGTTCGACGTCGAGGACATGACGGGGGCCGTGGTCGATATGTTCACGGCGTTCACCATCATGATGGCCATCGCCGGCGGCGTGGTCTTCGGGGACACCCTGGCGCGGCCGTTCACCGGCAGCGCCGTCAGCGGGGAACGCAGCGGCATCCGCCGCCGTTAG
- a CDS encoding uracil-DNA glycosylase, with the protein MDTGEPTLFELPGEQPDTTRFPFDRGLGDAVAAGLVAPDWAEALAPVEGNLVDIAKVLEKRRGAGEHVLPAPSNILRAFQLPLAEARVLVMGQDPYPTPGHSVGLSFSTRASVNPLPRSLKNIYTELHTDMGIITPTHGDLSAWAAQGVVLLNRVLSVGAGAAGSHRGIGWEAVTDTAIAALADRGAPLVAILWGKDAQALGPRLGETPIIASAHPSPLSARRGFFGSRPFSRTNQLLEAQGATPIDWSLPPVVRTR; encoded by the coding sequence ATGGACACCGGAGAACCAACACTCTTTGAGCTACCAGGCGAGCAACCCGACACCACCAGGTTCCCCTTCGACAGGGGTCTTGGCGATGCGGTTGCGGCTGGTCTCGTGGCCCCAGACTGGGCCGAGGCGTTGGCTCCGGTCGAAGGCAACCTCGTCGACATTGCCAAGGTCCTGGAGAAACGCCGGGGAGCCGGGGAGCACGTGCTTCCGGCGCCCTCGAACATCTTGCGCGCCTTCCAGCTGCCCCTCGCCGAGGCCCGCGTGCTGGTCATGGGGCAAGATCCATACCCCACGCCGGGGCATTCGGTGGGCTTGAGTTTCTCGACCCGGGCATCGGTGAACCCGCTCCCCCGGAGCCTCAAGAACATCTACACCGAGCTGCACACGGACATGGGAATTATCACGCCGACCCACGGAGACCTCTCGGCGTGGGCCGCCCAGGGAGTGGTGTTGCTGAACCGCGTGCTTTCGGTCGGGGCCGGCGCCGCAGGCTCCCATCGCGGCATCGGCTGGGAAGCCGTTACCGACACGGCCATCGCCGCACTTGCCGACCGCGGCGCCCCGCTGGTTGCGATCCTCTGGGGCAAGGACGCCCAGGCGCTGGGACCCCGGCTGGGCGAGACCCCGATCATTGCCTCGGCGCACCCGTCGCCGCTGTCGGCACGACGCGGGTTCTTTGGCTCACGGCCCTTCAGCCGAACCAACCAGCTGCTGGAAGCACAAGGGGCAACGCCCATTGACTGGTCGCTGCCCCCGGTAGTCCGCACGCGCTAA
- a CDS encoding DUF3263 domain-containing protein yields MPTEALGLEFELDESSELDERSQRILALERQWWKYAGAKEQAISQLFSISATNYYQLLNTLIDTDAALAYDPTLVKRLRRLRTTRHRARSAKKVESEA; encoded by the coding sequence ATGCCAACCGAGGCACTTGGGCTTGAGTTCGAGCTTGATGAGTCGAGTGAATTGGACGAGCGTTCCCAGCGGATCCTTGCGCTGGAGCGGCAGTGGTGGAAGTACGCCGGAGCCAAGGAACAGGCCATCTCGCAGCTCTTTTCCATATCCGCAACCAACTACTACCAGCTGTTGAACACCCTGATCGACACGGACGCCGCGTTGGCTTATGACCCCACGCTGGTCAAACGATTGCGTAGACTACGAACGACGAGGCACCGCGCTCGTTCGGCCAAAAAGGTCGAATCAGAGGCTTGA
- a CDS encoding LytR C-terminal domain-containing protein yields the protein MTNYPRDEFDRVPEFSNRSGSHRANGWAAAASAGGVRPGLRWLMVFGAVALLVGVFSFTALPKLLNDGGGKAPANVAASSTEPSADKSASKKPSAKESGSPKASGKPSKSAEPSQTDAVPSAGESELGGVADLSMKVGVYNGAKKSGLAGTVRTTLLNAGFTNVSAANWSKQVTYSTVYYRDEASRATAEQAAEDLGISSVVKSANIPGSIAVVLGNSFR from the coding sequence ATGACCAACTATCCGCGCGATGAATTTGATCGCGTCCCAGAGTTCAGCAACCGCAGTGGGTCACACCGCGCCAATGGCTGGGCGGCTGCCGCATCTGCCGGTGGCGTGCGCCCGGGCCTCCGTTGGCTGATGGTCTTCGGTGCCGTTGCGTTGTTGGTCGGAGTGTTTTCCTTCACCGCATTGCCCAAGCTCCTGAATGACGGGGGTGGCAAGGCCCCGGCAAACGTGGCGGCAAGCAGCACCGAGCCCTCGGCCGACAAGTCGGCGTCCAAGAAGCCTTCGGCGAAGGAATCCGGGAGCCCGAAGGCTTCGGGCAAGCCCTCCAAATCGGCGGAACCCAGCCAAACGGATGCGGTCCCGAGCGCTGGCGAATCGGAGCTCGGTGGCGTAGCGGACCTCTCGATGAAGGTGGGCGTCTACAACGGCGCCAAGAAATCCGGACTGGCCGGCACCGTTCGCACCACGCTGCTGAACGCGGGATTCACCAACGTCTCGGCCGCCAACTGGAGCAAGCAGGTCACTTATTCCACGGTTTACTACCGTGATGAGGCCAGCCGCGCCACCGCCGAACAGGCAGCCGAGGACCTTGGAATCAGCTCGGTCGTCAAGAGCGCCAACATCCCGGGCAGCATTGCAGTGGTCCTGGGAAACAGCTTCCGCTAA
- the groL gene encoding chaperonin GroEL (60 kDa chaperone family; promotes refolding of misfolded polypeptides especially under stressful conditions; forms two stacked rings of heptamers to form a barrel-shaped 14mer; ends can be capped by GroES; misfolded proteins enter the barrel where they are refolded when GroES binds), giving the protein MAKIIAFDEEARRGLERGLNILADAVKVTLGPRGRNVVLEKKWGAPTITNDGVSIAKEIELEDPFEKIGAELVKEVAKKTDDVAGDGTTTATVLAQALVKEGLRNVAAGADPLSLKRGIEKAVEAVTVELLASAKEIETKEEIAATASISAGDEEIGALIAEALDKVGKEGVITVEESNTFGLELELTEGMRFDKGYISAYFVTDNERQETVLEDPYILIVNSKITNVKDMVSILEKVMQSNKPLLIIAEDIEGEALATLIVNKIRGLFKSVAVKAPGFGDRRKAMLADIAILTGGQVISEEIGLKLENATIDLLGSARKVVVTKDETTIVEGAGDAEEIAGRVNQIRAEIENTDSDYDREKLQERLAKLAGGVAVIKAGAATEVELKERKHRIEDAVRNAKAAVEEGIVAGGGVALIQAGAAAFAKLELTGDEATGANIVRVAIEAPLKQIAFNAGMEPGVVADKVKGLPAGHGLNAATGVYEDLLAAGVNDPVKVTRSALQNAASIAGLFLTTEAVVADKPVPAGAAVGGGDDMGGMGGF; this is encoded by the coding sequence ATGGCCAAGATCATTGCATTTGATGAGGAAGCACGCCGCGGCCTTGAGCGCGGCCTGAACATTCTGGCAGACGCCGTCAAGGTAACGCTCGGCCCGCGTGGACGCAACGTCGTTCTGGAAAAGAAGTGGGGCGCCCCCACGATCACCAACGACGGTGTCTCCATCGCCAAGGAGATCGAGCTCGAGGATCCGTTCGAAAAGATCGGTGCCGAGCTCGTCAAGGAAGTTGCCAAGAAGACCGACGATGTTGCTGGCGACGGCACCACCACCGCCACCGTTTTGGCTCAGGCACTGGTCAAGGAAGGCCTGCGCAACGTTGCAGCCGGCGCCGACCCGCTGTCCCTGAAGCGCGGCATCGAGAAGGCCGTCGAGGCCGTCACCGTCGAGCTGCTGGCTTCCGCCAAGGAAATCGAAACCAAGGAAGAGATCGCCGCCACCGCATCGATCTCCGCCGGTGACGAAGAAATCGGCGCACTGATCGCCGAGGCCCTGGACAAGGTCGGCAAGGAAGGCGTCATCACCGTCGAGGAGTCGAACACCTTCGGCCTCGAGCTTGAGCTCACCGAGGGCATGCGCTTCGACAAGGGTTACATCTCCGCCTACTTCGTGACCGACAACGAGCGCCAGGAAACGGTCCTTGAGGATCCGTACATCCTGATCGTCAACTCGAAGATCACCAACGTCAAGGACATGGTCTCCATCCTGGAGAAGGTCATGCAGTCGAACAAGCCGCTGCTGATCATCGCCGAGGACATCGAAGGCGAAGCTCTTGCCACCCTGATCGTGAACAAGATCCGTGGCCTGTTCAAGTCCGTCGCCGTCAAGGCACCGGGCTTCGGCGACCGCCGCAAGGCCATGCTGGCCGACATCGCCATCCTCACCGGTGGCCAGGTCATCTCCGAGGAAATCGGCCTGAAGCTCGAAAACGCCACCATCGACCTGCTGGGCTCCGCCCGGAAGGTAGTTGTCACCAAGGACGAGACCACCATCGTCGAGGGTGCAGGCGACGCCGAGGAGATCGCTGGTCGCGTGAACCAGATCCGCGCCGAGATCGAGAACACCGATTCGGACTACGACCGCGAGAAGCTGCAGGAACGCCTGGCCAAGCTGGCCGGCGGCGTTGCAGTCATCAAGGCCGGTGCCGCAACCGAGGTCGAGCTCAAGGAACGCAAGCACCGCATCGAAGATGCAGTGCGCAACGCCAAGGCCGCCGTTGAAGAAGGCATCGTTGCCGGTGGCGGCGTGGCCCTCATCCAGGCCGGCGCAGCTGCATTCGCCAAGCTGGAACTGACGGGCGACGAGGCAACCGGTGCGAACATCGTCCGCGTTGCCATCGAAGCACCGCTGAAGCAGATCGCCTTCAACGCCGGCATGGAGCCGGGCGTTGTCGCCGACAAGGTCAAGGGCCTGCCGGCCGGCCACGGCCTGAACGCCGCCACCGGCGTCTACGAGGACCTGTTGGCTGCCGGCGTGAACGACCCGGTAAAGGTTACGCGTTCCGCACTGCAGAACGCCGCCTCGATCGCAGGTCTGTTCCTCACCACCGAAGCAGTTGTTGCTGACAAGCCGGTTCCGGCCGGCGCAGCAGTAGGTGGCGGCGACGACATGGGCGGCATGGGCGGTTTCTAA